GGCACTGGATTTGTATTCGCGAAGTGTTACAAGAGTGGCGTACGCTACTCTTATTGGACAATGCGGCGTAGTTTCGTttttgtgtgggagagatttactgaACGAATTTCACAtgggtactatacaacaagcccaacacacacacacacacacataagatCAACGATACAGGACGATGCAAAATTTCGTTTTTAGAGAGGGGGGTTCTATAGCGTGGTCGAAGATCAGGATCGTACTAGATTTAGGAAGTATACGGTAAACTGAGTGAAAGAAACTGGGGTGTCCATGGAATGCGCTTCGTGACTTCCATTTACCTAGTGTGTTCAAGGTCATTTCTTACTCGTCTTCAGGCCCACCTGACATTCTGTGTGTAATGCGGAGCCGGAATTACCGTAATTTTCGGTGTATAATACGCGTgttgtacacacacacaaaaaaaagtaaaaaaataggcCGTGCGTGTTATTACGTGTTATATATGAGTGCGTATTATACAACGAAACGTTTTTCCTCGAGGGCGAAAATCAACGTGTGCGTGTTATACACCGAAAACTACGGTATTGCGTCATTATTCATTGCTGAGTTCCTGCTTCAATACAAGGTATTATGAACAGGAAACTGGATCAATGTGCTAACTTCTTCCGCTTTGCTTTGGCAAGATCGGCTTTGGAAGTTCTATATATTATATCGCGCCTTTGTGTGACACTCAATTGACCAGAAATGTCCATTAGAAAACCAACTCGTTAATTTAGCAGTGGGATAGGGTGCGGcttcagcggcgaaacatcccgcTGCATCATCAATActtatttcttgttgttgttactttAGCCGTGATATTTTTGTCGTTATCGCCAAAATTTTAAGGGAAATTACATACAAGAACTCACAAGAAAACGGATTGTGATTATTTCCGTATTTTTACACTTTCGTTCCTCAttaaaaaagagtttaaaaaataTAATTCTTACGTTTATTTGTTTTGCAGTTATGTTCCTGGCGCTGGCTGCCTACGCTCTCCCAGCGGTAAGCACAAAAACAAGTTATACGGCGTTACACTTTCCGTGACATGAGAGGACAACTGCTTGTCAAACCCCAGGAGACAGAAGTCTTTTCATTCATaacgaaaaacccgagaccaCGAGCAAAGAGGGCGCCCACGAACaaggtctctctctctctgagaCCTTGTTCCGGTGGGCGTCTTTCCCGCTTTCGACGCGTCCCAGGTTTTTCATTATGGCATTATCGTGGACCTacgccaccagctcgcttgctcaTTAACCATTCTTTCGGCGTTTCCATCATTTGTTCGGACTACCGAGATATATTGGACCTCGCGACTCATTAAATTGTATCACCACTATAGGTCACATCATGGTATACGTGCACGTGCCAGAACTCAGTGCAAGCAGAAAACTTACCGTGATGCCACCTAGAGGGCAGAGGTGTGCTTAGTATGCCGTGTCTGTTGCCAGACTAGTCCtggttgtaaaaaaaaaaaaaagaaaaaaaagaaaaaagaaaaacgaaatgtTGAAACACACATCTTTCGCACCTGtgctgggggcttaatcgcttcatcgtcgttacggtcgttatgagctaacgagtggcgggaaattcaaaaaggcgggcgggaaattcaagaagatgggcacgtgacacattgcgcgtgacgtatcctacgcccttcacgtatcacGTGaggagcgccgtgcacgtgttttaccacgtgcccttctcgacgagtgccccgcctctcgttagctcctaacgcctgcaagtgattaagccccctggatTGCTGATGTCCCGCGCACAACGTTGAAAAGGCCTATTACAATAACCCACCTACTTTTACAGCCGGACACCAAAACGAGCGAAGACTCCGTCGCGCCGACCAATCCTCCGATCGCCACAGGTCCCATCACCGCCGAAGGCAGCAGTGTGCCCGCTGAAGACACGAACAGCACTGGACTCCTGAGGAACCCCGGCTTCTCCTGTGAAGGTCGCATCTTCGGCTACTACGGCGATCCGGCCAACTGCAGCCTCTTCCACTACTGCGAGCCGTTCGTTGACCCGGAGTCCAACCAGTTCGTCCTGCACGCCGCTTACCTCTGCCCCAACGAGACTGTCTTTAACCAGCTCAGTTTGACGTGCGCCTACCCCGGCGAAGCCCTGCCTTGCGAGCGAGCGCCCGAGTACTATTACATCAATTCGCACGTCGTACCCGCTGACTCCGGCGACAACAACGCAAGTTCCACCGAAGCTTCGTCCACCGAAGCGGGAGATGCAGCAGCAACCACAGCGGTGCCAGAAGCCGCATCGACGGAGAAGGCGGCGGAGACGAAGCAGTAAAAGTTCGCACAACAAACCTCCGACGGATATTTCAGTTTCAGAATTTATTTGTACCACACTGGTCACATGTGGTCTTCATCCGCTGCTTGTGTAAATATGCTCGTTCTCtcattgtcttttttttttattttgtgataTAAATAAACTTTTTTTAAGATCGGCTGGAATAATCGGTTAAGAGACTGTGTCTTACATACTTCGTGTGAGTTCGTGTACCATCTTCATTGAGCTATAGGACAATATCAACTAAGATAGcgaaagcctgcgcattgcatcctctccctctttaagagtcagaattcgtctgctgctgcgattcaccgttctgcgaattcaagaacccgcacaTGATTGCAGCTCACATGGAACCCGCatacctaaatatttagacaaaaagtgcgagacgctttccagtaaatcagttttgagaaagattgagaccgttttgcgctttatttgcAAGTTTtctcatttagtacgcggggacgctCAATCagaactcgcagacgacggtggttcttctccatggtcACGAgggctgaaagcacgttcgtgattggctacggccgttgaaaacacgatcctgattggctgactcttaattgttacgtcacgtcgacgagcgcgcaggcgtTCTGTATTCCTTCCGGCTCGCAGGACTAGCTACCTTTCAATGTGAAGACTCGTCGTTCCCAACTAACCGAATGCCGTAAACAGAAGCTGTTTAatttgatgaaagatgaaagtatggctttgtatgtaattgtcccttctatgttgttccagcctcagaacatcagttcttgtTCGTCCGAAGCGATTCTACGCTGCAAGTAACAAGTATTGTATATTGTTACAGCCTTACGTCAGCTCGCTATTTGGTATTTGACTTTCAAACCAAATGACCTCGGCTGCATCCCCGCTCAGAACCACGGAAGTATTTTTAGTGTCTTTTCtgcgcctgtcacgtgaccgtttggatctcttgactcgttggatctcttgaccggaagcgccGCTCGGATTTGAAGCGAGAGACAGACTCTCCGCCCCGACTCTCAGTATCGGTGCGACCAGTGGCGAAGCTACCAAAATATTTCGGAAGGCGTTCTATTAGGACAATACACGGGGGAGGAGGACatcaccctcgtttccctctcccaaatgcagtCCAGAGGTACGATATCGCTACTGAGTGACTTGCGACCGCAGCCGAAGATACCATTATATATGTGGTACTTTATGGCATTTTCTTACGACACGTCACGCAAGTATCTCCGGATTGTTCGGATAGAGGACTGCAAGCGAGTAGATGCAAATGGAGTGTGACGAAGTTGGTTGTATAGCTGGGGCGTGCGTCTCTGTCATAGAGGCTCTGCTCTACCACAATCATTCCACATCCTTTTTCGTGCTCTTTAGATACCACTTGCGACCAGTTGCGTTGGTGCACtagtgcgaccagctgttccacgACGCGTGGTGCGTGAGAGTATCGAGTGACCTAAAAGATTACTTCATCCCGTGTGTCCTCGAGGAAGTTCGCtagggcacacagcgcaggttgtcgGTGATTGCTGTGGCCACCTCCCCCAGGTGGGTGATCGAGTTGTAGCCGCTATTGTCGTACATGCATCGATTGCCACGCTGACATGCTCGCACAAAAGAACAATCAATGCAGTGAATGAGGTGTCCCATTATGTCTGAATTATACGCAGCCGTAATAACACCCTACACTGAACAATGCATAGGGCTGTTATTCGTTCACTCTACAGAAACGGCCATCAAGCCCGCAGCCACACCTATTCCCTGAGAGAGGCATGGTATACCAGGCAGGACAAGGAGCGTAGGATATAGCACGTAATGGAGCCACTGTCCAAGTGCTTGAGGTGGACTGGTCTCTTGCCGCCAAAGCGTTGGCCGAAGATATATGGCAGAATTCCTATATCTCACGCTCCGTTTTACATCTGCAGCGCTTTGGTCAGCACTTTGGAAGCGATTGCCATGTTCACGGAACCTCCGGAAAATGAATTCTTGGCTTCGGTGTTGTTCGTCTCGTGGTTTCTGAAACTGCTGTCATACTATTTCACACTGTTTCATTTTTCCCAGAACTACGAAAAAATTCTCGTCATACTCCAGGGGGTCGGTGCAAGGCCCTCTCGCAGGTAAGACACTTCTTTCTGGACAAGGACTTCTTTGAAAGCCCCGCAAGTGTGGCGGCTATTATAGCTGGCGAAGATATTCATCCATACATAAAACCTTGAGATTGACCTGAggacagtggcgtatctagggtgtggcaggagTGGACAGGTGCcgtgggcgccaggtgaacaggggcgccattatgtggtcgggcgtgaatgtgccaggtcgggcactcaacctggcacattcataaatgatctaaagcacccgccattagggaggttgtagtgtgaaacctagtgcggaccacacgaaaacgcatccccaaggacatcatgttaaccatgttgccatgggcgcaggtagctctagatccGACACTGCCTGAGGAGACAAGAAGGACAGCACGACACGAAGATCCTTATTGTCGCCCCAAGCGCAAGGTTTTATGCATGGAGAGCGTCTTTCCAGTGAGGGATAGTCTATCCTACCGTACTGGGCTCCAAAGCTTTCAATACATTTTGACTTCGTAACGGACGCATTTCTTCTTTAATTTACATTTACTTCTACAATTTACATACACACGCTTATTGTCACCTCCTTGCTCCTTTATTTCATTTACTTCCAGAAGCGATATAAAAATAGAAATTTTGCGTGTGAAAATAAAACTAGGTGCATCTTAGAACATTCTGTCACATCTGTCTACTATATGCGAAACTTCACTTTACGCTCTTCCCTCTCCACAAATGTTACGGACAGACCTACACGCCTGTCAACGTTGATTGGCCCTATAAAGCTATCGCTTGAAACAACGAAAAAATGTATTCTGCATAAAAACATTTTCCAGTTTATGCCTGCAAATACAAGACTGCCACgagtggacctttttcacaatggcctatgcgcaagCGTATGACCtcgaggcgccggagaggattatctccgtcttcactagatggcgcactatgggAACGACAGAAGTGGGAACCAGCGGGGATACCGCACGAATGGCGCGAGCTTGTTGGCCCCCCATTCCGGACCGGtcttggtcctttgtgctatccacggggatttgttttgacgcgcgccgagcatggttcgttggacaaccgctaggatacgacgcgtatgtgaaaaaggtcctgAGGGATAAACTCATTATGTGAGAAAGCTAGTATATGAGTAAACACACGCGCCTTTCACTTTTCCAGGTATGCCACGCTGCTGACGATACAAGCAACTATCACTCTCGCCATAAGCACTTCCACGGGGCTCATTGCAGCATCTGACTTCTCCAGCATATTCTTCTCTGTCACCATCTCTATCCTTTGGTGGACCTGGATGTCGATGGTCTCCTGCTCCACGATTTCGTTTTTTGCCATGGGCGAACTTTTCGGGAGCTATTCCCTTACCGTCCAACGGCTGAGCTGTGCATATCGAACGTCTGCGTGCCCGAAAACGGTGGCAGACGTTCGCTGTCTACGGGTCAGATACACCAACACCTGCAACGCCCTCCAGTGCCTCGGGAGCATCTACAGTAGGCTCATCCTCGTCTGGTATGCCGATGCCATTGCCAACTTGCTCATCGCGTTCCCGAGTATGATAGAAAAGAGCGCAGTGGCGTTTTTCGAAGTTGGAGTTAGCCTGACAGTCGCTCTGGAGTTGACCGCAGCAGTGTCGAACGCTACGAGCCATCAAGACAATTGTCTGTGCAGCGTTCATGAGCTGGCCACAACACAGGACGACCGGGATCCGGCGATGACTCAAGAATTACTGGAAACCTGCATCGCCGTTCGAACTGGCAACCTTCGTGTCACGGCCGACGGATTTTTTCACATAACCAGTGGGTTCGTGCTGACGCTGTTCTCTGGAGTGATAACCTTCTTGGCGATTGTTTATCCGAGTTAAACGTGCTTCACAGTTATGCGGCTTACTACCAGAAAAGTAGATGTATATATATACTGAGTTCTTTCGCTCGACTGCATTATCTGCCAGCAAAGTGGCTGTTGCAGCAGTTGCAGGGGCAAAATCCAAATTCAAATTCGAATTCGGagcagatttacacgtaaggtcaGTTGCATTTTCTCCCAGCAGCAGTCGCAGGAGCAGCGCAAACGCCATCcatatgatgaaagatgaaagtcactgaaaaggttagccagctgtagggatcgaacacacatcttctggattacctgtatctgtcccttgtatgttgttccagcctcagaacatcagtttctctcttgccaTCCATATGTTCAGTTTTTGAAACTGAACGTATGGATGGCGTTTGCACTGCTCCTGCAACTGCCGCTGGGAGATAATGCAGTCGAGGGAAGAGCTATGATTTAGGTCTGATTGGTATCCTCAAACGATATGTCCGTGAGATCATTTGAGGAGGCCAATCAGAGGAGTCTCCGCATTGCCGGATTGATCCGCGCGAGCTCCGGCAACGCCACCAAGGCCTGATCATTCAAACGACGCCCGTTCACGAGGTGGCGTTGCCGGACCTCGCACGGATCAAGTACGGCAATGCGAAGAGGTCtccgattggtctcctcaaacgatctcacTCAATGATTGGAcgaaatcgtttgaggagaccatgAGCGTGCGCTTCGCATCGTCGgtcttcttgagaaggagagggttAACGTAAACTgtgcgttttttcttcttctatcgattataaatcacgaacgaagcaatgaatgaatgaatcgcgttccttttgtgttggagTCAAGGTGACGGCATAATCCATTCCGCTAGCATGATTTCTTTGCGCTCTATAGTGCACCTCTAAGCAGGACTCCTGTGTCCAGGTGGCTCTGGCTGTAGGCTGATTTGCAATCCTCCTAGAAACTCCATGATATCGACGGTATAGGACAAGGTGGCTCACGGCATGGTGGTAGTGGTGTTGgagatggaactgcttgccgggTAGTCGACCACTCCCAGGCGGACAACGGCACGACTCTCGCAGGAGgtgatcgtgcgtcctgggcagacttcacaggaaactgtgctgacatttgtcttaaagcgtccgaagaaaacccagggaaaacacccagcaCAGCCGACGTCTGGATTAGGACCCGGGTCTCGGTGTGGAATGCCcagactggggggggggggggggctcgactGCGTAAAATGGGGCCATCGTAGGCAGATTTTCAGTGGCAAATGAGATCGCAGCTTCCACGTCGTCATGGCAACAGGGTCCGCAAAAATATGTTGTGTGGTCGCTGCCGAAACTGTCGTCGCGcgtctttttgttttcctctgaGTCAAGAAAATATACGGTTTTCAGTTTGGTGCCAGACGAGAACGACGAAAGTTAGAAATAAATAATTGGGAGCAGACTGTTGGACGAAGGTTGTCTGCTCTTCTCGCGGCGGTATtcacgattgattgattgattgattgaaagaagaaaaaatggggattgtagccctcatcacgagggccggctaccccagatcacctaaggaaaggaattccagacacatccaccatcaccctctggagatgtcgcgaagcggcgacgaacgccacagacaggtcatagcccatctaacagcttggtATTCTCGAAAGCAAGCACGCTGGACCTATTCAGCCTAGCTTCTTCAACAGAAATGACTTTCTCGAAGCAGGTAAACGCTTCTTCTGGCAACACTTTGTGATGCTGCCGCTGCTATTGAACCGAAACTATCCGGCTACCTAACGTCTTCGCACCTACAGGACAGTCTGTCCACGTGTTCCTACGGGGACATCTAAGCAGACTTGCATGCCTCCCGCAAAAATTGACGGTGGTCCAGCATGGAGCATCCCATATGATGAACAACAATGAGTGACATTTATATTTATACAAGTGGAGGAGGACTGGGGATACAGCCGACACAAAAGTAGTCAAGCACGGAGACGTCCCAAATTAATGTAACGGACAAGACGACCATTCAAAGGATGGTGTGCCCTAAAGGAACGGTGGAAGCACCTccataaatttttcggtttagaCTTTACCGCCGTATCTTCACTCAGCCCCGAGGGATCCCCCATGCTTCGAGGGACCCTTTCAGTAGCTCTGGCAGCGCTTCCTGTCCGCGCAGCGAGCTCGTGCCAATGCACTGCCAAAGCTACTTGAAGGGTCCCTCGAAGCATAGGGGTCCCTCGCGGTTGAGTGAAAATACAGTGATGCGTAAGGCGTATTGCACAAGTACGCTC
This sequence is a window from Ornithodoros turicata isolate Travis chromosome 10, ASM3712646v1, whole genome shotgun sequence. Protein-coding genes within it:
- the LOC135370203 gene encoding uncharacterized protein LOC135370203 → MVLVRVALVMFLALAAYALPAPDTKTSEDSVAPTNPPIATGPITAEGSSVPAEDTNSTGLLRNPGFSCEGRIFGYYGDPANCSLFHYCEPFVDPESNQFVLHAAYLCPNETVFNQLSLTCAYPGEALPCERAPEYYYINSHVVPADSGDNNASSTEASSTEAGDAAATTAVPEAASTEKAAETKQ